In the genome of Coraliomargarita algicola, one region contains:
- a CDS encoding trypsin-like peptidase domain-containing protein yields MRKWIYFFRSSLFCLACLGGSSVPAADLELPLDSSGINREDPSYLTSYASILKPAKEAVVAVHSASILRYIRQRGMDPRMEMLRRYYGLPTPERPEPEEIERRINEGVGSGVVISADGYILTNNHVITARDGEPADELLVELNDGRELTAQLVGRDPRSDLAVLKVDAEGLPFLPIADSDQLEVGDIVFAIGNPMGVGLTITQGIVSATKRSNLSILGESGYESFIQTDAPINPGNSGGALVDAYGRLVGINTAILSRSGGSIGLGFAIPSTFARSIALALVRDGEVRRGMLGVSLKDVDADYAEAFEVPEGAGVLIQSVVEGLPAATAGLLRGDVIVGINGVEVRSIQKLRIQVAASPPGESVRVRFRREGKMRELEVVLGDPENPYGADAQVGELLDGVTFAWLDDALRQKYGLDWRVQGLVAVSVEADSVYAEAIEPGLVFVEINGVAPESIAHARSLLESRRVSRVYVYYKGRVTYLAIRP; encoded by the coding sequence GGCCGCGGATTTAGAGTTGCCGCTGGATTCAAGCGGGATCAATCGGGAGGATCCAAGTTATTTAACCAGTTATGCGTCGATTCTCAAACCCGCGAAAGAGGCGGTGGTGGCGGTGCACTCGGCAAGCATTTTGCGTTATATCCGGCAGAGAGGTATGGACCCTCGGATGGAAATGCTGCGTCGCTACTATGGATTGCCGACGCCGGAGCGGCCGGAGCCTGAAGAGATTGAGCGACGCATCAACGAGGGGGTGGGGTCCGGCGTTGTGATTTCTGCAGATGGCTATATTCTAACGAATAATCACGTCATTACTGCGCGTGATGGAGAGCCGGCTGATGAGCTACTGGTCGAGTTAAATGACGGCCGTGAGTTGACCGCGCAGTTAGTGGGACGTGATCCTCGCAGTGATCTTGCGGTGCTCAAAGTCGATGCCGAGGGGCTGCCATTCCTGCCGATTGCGGATAGTGATCAGCTGGAAGTGGGAGATATTGTCTTTGCGATTGGCAATCCCATGGGAGTGGGGCTTACGATCACGCAAGGTATTGTCTCCGCAACCAAGCGAAGCAATTTATCGATTCTTGGAGAGTCGGGCTACGAGAGTTTTATTCAGACCGATGCACCGATCAACCCTGGCAATTCCGGTGGGGCATTGGTCGATGCCTATGGGCGCTTAGTGGGGATTAATACTGCGATTCTTTCGCGGAGTGGCGGGAGCATTGGCCTGGGGTTTGCCATACCTTCTACCTTTGCGCGTTCGATCGCGCTGGCGCTGGTGCGCGATGGGGAGGTGCGCCGTGGTATGCTCGGGGTGAGCCTGAAGGATGTGGATGCAGATTATGCGGAGGCATTTGAAGTGCCCGAGGGGGCGGGGGTATTGATCCAATCGGTGGTTGAGGGCTTGCCGGCTGCCACGGCGGGGCTTTTGCGTGGCGATGTGATTGTAGGCATCAACGGTGTCGAGGTGCGCTCGATCCAGAAGTTGAGGATTCAAGTGGCAGCGAGTCCACCTGGGGAGTCGGTGCGTGTGCGTTTCCGTCGGGAGGGGAAGATGCGTGAGTTGGAAGTGGTGTTGGGGGACCCTGAGAATCCCTACGGTGCAGATGCGCAAGTTGGAGAGTTGCTTGATGGCGTGACTTTTGCATGGCTCGATGATGCGCTACGGCAGAAGTATGGCCTCGATTGGCGGGTTCAAGGGCTTGTGGCGGTGTCTGTTGAGGCGGATTCGGTGTATGCGGAAGCGATTGAGCCGGGGTTGGTTTTCGTCGAGATCAACGGGGTGGCACCCGAGTCGATTGCCCATGCACGCTCTTTGTTGGAGTCGCGTCGTGTCAGCCGAGTGTATGTGTATTATAAAGGGCGTGTGACCTATCTGGCGATTCGTCCTTAG